A window from Festucalex cinctus isolate MCC-2025b chromosome 12, RoL_Fcin_1.0, whole genome shotgun sequence encodes these proteins:
- the id3 gene encoding DNA-binding protein inhibitor ID-3 has translation MKAISPVRSGRNCYKAVCCISERSLAIGRTTKQQHQQHACVEVPAGDMNDCYSRLAALVPSIPRNKTVSQVEILQHVIDYIFDLQIALEAEETPRLLSIKTADLTRTFSKDEGRLCH, from the exons ATGAAAGCCATCAGTCCCGTTCGCTCAGGGAGGAACTGCTACAAGGCCGTGTGCTGCATTTCGGAGCGCAGCTTGGCTATCGGCCGGACGACGAAGCAGCAACATCAGCAGCACGCGTGCGTGGAGGTGCCGGCGGGCGACATGAACGACTGCTACTCGCGGCTGGCGGCGCTGGTGCCCAGCATCCCCCGCAACAAGACGGTGAGCCAAGTGGAGATTCTGCAGCACGTCATCGACTACATCTTCGATTTACAGATCGCCCTGGAGGCCGAAGAGACCCCGAGGCTCTTGTCGATAAAG ACTGCCGACCTGACCAGGACTTTCTCCAAAGATGAAGGGCGATTGTGCCATTAG
- the LOC144031833 gene encoding uncharacterized protein LOC144031833 isoform X2 codes for MELLRPSRCRHAHDGVLCKVLKSAVDQMDDIRKTLELLQLERDEWLVEDLLEVRLQSLPVISTTASHFRSLKADEYLPQLYVHTLAFSVHVEWLQAATQSVSLPSQAAGAVRLHLLQLAGLVRTALIQMDAVVPPPPPRPSLPAVSSAFDALRYSVEVSRSLKVFCDWSQRLVRHLHKTTSCPP; via the exons ATGGAGCTGCTGCGGCCGTCGCGGTGTCGCCACGCCCACGACGGCGTCCTTTGCAAGGTGCTCAAGTCGGCTGTCGATCAAATGGACGACATCAGGAAGACTTTGGAACTACTACAACTCGAG CGCGACGAATGGCTTGTTGAGGACTTGTTGGAGGTTCGACTGCAAAGTCTTCCCGTCATCTCGACGACTGCGTCGCACTTCCGTTCATTGAAG GCCGACGAGTATCTGCCTCAGCTGTACGTGCACACGTTGGCCTTCAGTGTGCATGTGGAGTGGCTCCAAGCAGCCACACAAAGTGTCAGCTTGCCCTCCCAGGCTGCGGGGGCCGTCCGTCTTCACCTGCTGCAGCTGGCCGGACTCGTCAGAACGGCGCTGATCCAG ATGGACGCCGTTGTCCCGCCTCCGCCGCCGCGTCCGTCGCTTCCCGCGGTCTCGTCCGCGTTTGACGCCCTGCGCTACTCCGTGGAGGTGTCTCGTAGCTTGAAGGTGTTCTGCGACTGGTCCCAACGGCTCGTGCGCCACCTGCACAAAACGACGTCCTGTCCTCCATGA
- the LOC144031599 gene encoding transcription factor E2F2-like, whose protein sequence is MMRLPKGVSPASGLPCSQHKMKLVAGEFFGTGLSSPPLSTVPVGYFSQICPNTAAVEQRAHSLYSTPHGPDQKPIRSTTGRLPAKRKLDLEDPVFLPEFRTPKGKGGIAASPRTPKSPGERTRYDTSLGLLTKKFVGLIAESPDGVLDLNWATEVLEVQKRRIYDITNVLEGVQLIRKKSKNNIQWLVGNVFEGGPGGGDKARVVQKELGDLERAERSLDELIRSSSAKLKQLTEHKDNQKLGYVTYQDIRSIGSFREETVIAVKAPTETKLQVPDTAAGSLQIYLKSKNGPIEVYLCPDECLEDASSVKSSVTPEKPTATPVSLSSVKEEPVEASMSTAAAPNSSSSSSSSLLDVERLLGLPPSLLQMTEDQLPGASFPADPSEGGGSPFVSFSPHLDHSDYLWSLENGEGVSDFFNSYDLNDLL, encoded by the exons ATGATGCGCCTGCCCAAAGGCGTCTCCCCGGCGTCGGGGCTTCCGTGCAGCCAACACAAGATGAAGCTCGTGGCCGGCGAGTTCTTCGGCACCGGCTTGTCCAGTCCGCCCCTGAGCACGGTACCGGTGGGTTACTTCAGCCAGATCTGCCCCAACACCGCCGCGGTGGAACAAAGGGCACACAGCCTCTACTCGACCCCCCACGGACCCGACCAGAAGCCCATCAGATCGACCACCGGACGCCTGCCG GCTAAAAGGAAGTTGGATCTTGAAGACCCAGTTTTCCTCCCCGAGTTCCGCACCCCAAAAGGCAAAGGCGGCATTGCGGCAAGTCCAAGAA CTCCAAAGTCGCCAGGCGAGCGAACGAGGTACGACACCTCGCTGGGCCTGCTGACCAAGAAGTTCGTGGGCCTCATTGCTGAGTCCCCCGATGGCGTCCTGGACCTGAACTGGGCCACGGAGGTCCTGGAGGTCCAAAAGAGGAGGATCTATGACATCACCAATGTCCTGGAGGGAGTCCAGCTCATCCGGAAAAAGTCAAAGAACAACATCCAGTGGCT GGTGGGAAATGTGTTCGAAGGCGGCCCCGGCGGAGGAGACAAGGCCCGAGTGGTGCAGAAAGAGCTCGGAGACCTGGAGCGAGCCGAGCGATCGCTGGACGAGCTCATCCGCTCCAGCAGCGCGAAACTCAAACAGCTCACCGAGCACAAAGACAACCAAAA GCTGGGCTACGTGACGTATCAAGACATCCGCTCCATCGGCAGCTTCCGAGAGGAGACGGTGATCGCCGTCAAAGCCCCCACCGAGACCAAGTTGCAGGTGCCCGACACCGCGGCG GGCTCATTACAGATCTATCTGAAGAGTAAGAATGGTCCCATCGAAGTGTACCTGTGTCCGGACGAGTGCTTAGAAGACGCCAGTTCGGTTAAAAGCTCGGTCACACCAGAAAAGCCCACCGCAACGCCAGTGAGCCTCAGCAGCGTCAAAGAAGAGCCTGTTGAAG CGAGCATGTCCACAGCGGCTGCGCCgaactcctcttcctcatcttcctcttctCTGCTGGACGTGGAGCGTCTGCTGGGTTTGCCCCCCAGCTTGCTGCAGATGACCGAGGACCAGCTACCCGGCGCGTCCTTCCCCGCCGACCCCAGCGAAGGCGGCGGCTCCCCCTTCGTCAGCTTCTCCCCGCATCTGGACCACAGCGACTACCTGTGGAGCCTGGAGAACGGCGAGGGCGTGTCCGACTTCTTCAACTCGTACGACCTCAACGATCTTTTGTAA
- the LOC144031833 gene encoding uncharacterized protein LOC144031833 isoform X1 — protein sequence MMRHHHHHGGVFSWAVIHDSAFCLLRLLLLMELLRPSRCRHAHDGVLCKVLKSAVDQMDDIRKTLELLQLERDEWLVEDLLEVRLQSLPVISTTASHFRSLKADEYLPQLYVHTLAFSVHVEWLQAATQSVSLPSQAAGAVRLHLLQLAGLVRTALIQMDAVVPPPPPRPSLPAVSSAFDALRYSVEVSRSLKVFCDWSQRLVRHLHKTTSCPP from the exons ATGatgcgtcatcatcatcatcatggtggTGTTTTCTCCTGGGCAGTGATCCACGACTCCGCCTTTTGTCTCCTGCGCCTCCTCCTGTTGATGGAGCTGCTGCGGCCGTCGCGGTGTCGCCACGCCCACGACGGCGTCCTTTGCAAGGTGCTCAAGTCGGCTGTCGATCAAATGGACGACATCAGGAAGACTTTGGAACTACTACAACTCGAG CGCGACGAATGGCTTGTTGAGGACTTGTTGGAGGTTCGACTGCAAAGTCTTCCCGTCATCTCGACGACTGCGTCGCACTTCCGTTCATTGAAG GCCGACGAGTATCTGCCTCAGCTGTACGTGCACACGTTGGCCTTCAGTGTGCATGTGGAGTGGCTCCAAGCAGCCACACAAAGTGTCAGCTTGCCCTCCCAGGCTGCGGGGGCCGTCCGTCTTCACCTGCTGCAGCTGGCCGGACTCGTCAGAACGGCGCTGATCCAG ATGGACGCCGTTGTCCCGCCTCCGCCGCCGCGTCCGTCGCTTCCCGCGGTCTCGTCCGCGTTTGACGCCCTGCGCTACTCCGTGGAGGTGTCTCGTAGCTTGAAGGTGTTCTGCGACTGGTCCCAACGGCTCGTGCGCCACCTGCACAAAACGACGTCCTGTCCTCCATGA